aataaatatgtttccttcctttagagaaagATTTCTCAAGATTATATAGCTTAAGGTTCATTGGATAACCCAATGGACCAAAAACAAGACACTCAAGATTGAAATGGAgacataattaatataatatgtgCTCAAAATCTTCTATAACCGCTATAGCACAAGTATAGTACTCTAGTGATTGTGTATTTAATAATTTCCTCCACTAAAGCAAGGTTTGAGTCTCCATGATTACAATTTCTCGAAGAAAACTTCCCACTTAAAcactcaaaaatattaaaatatatttaatttcaagacttgtaaaaattaaatgagtataagcacatatatatatatatatatattatatacattcatataattaaaaaggaaacaaaatatatatatgtatgctcAAAAGCTTATGTCATATCTACTCACAAATACAGTAGGGCAttacatctaaaaataaatcaaatatatggaagtagcataaaaaaaatttaaacaatcaaCATGACCATCTAATCATGTAAGCGTGTGGAAATGCTGGGCTGAGTTTGCGACCTTGATGAAGACATCTTCTAAGGTGGTGTCCGAAAGACCCCAGGCATAAACCGGGAACCTGCTCTTGGCGACCTCGACTGCTTGGAACACATCTGCAATGCTGACCTCCTCTTTTGGCATCTCAAACTTCTGGGTTCCGGCCATCTGGTATGTTCTTTCAGCGCTGGGGGAGAGGCGCAGAACCATTTGCTCCACCTCGTGCTCATCGTTTACGGATGTGGTCATTGTGAACACGTAAGATCCCCCGTACCTTCCCCTCAGCTGTTAAAGCcagtttttagaaatttatcaaaagaaataaataggAAAACCAGAAATAAGCACAGCTGATCTatcgaagaaaaaaaagatggaaagaTGACATGTTCTACAATGAACCTAATGAATATCTGGGTCTCTGTTCTGTACTGCATCTCTGTGCAGAAGAATCATGCGAGATCTCTAAGAAAATACAAATGATTGTCTCGGAGTTACCTCTTTTGGGTTTCCCACGCACTGCAAGCCTCCATCAACAAAAATTCCTAATCTATCACACAGGTACTCTGCCTCTTCCATTGAATGAGCTGAAAACAAGAAGTCAAGCATTGTGAGATAAACTGCAAGGTGTAAAATCtccttttttctaatattattagaGAGAGAGTAGCACTGGTCAGGATAATTGCTCGGTCTTGCTTCGCACGCTTCACAACATTCCATAAATTGCTTCTTGAAGCTGGATCTAATCCAGTACTGGGTTCATCCATGTAAACAACCTGCAAAATTTCCAAGAATTATGATAAGCGAGAGCATTGAAGGAACACAACCAATCCAAAAACTTCATGCATAAAGGTTTTTGAGAGAGACGGTGACGTACTTTGGGATCTCCAATCAATGATATGGCAACACTAAGCCTTCTCTTCATACCTCCACTGTATTTACCAGCTTGTTTGTCAGCAACCCCTCCGTTAAAAAGGTTGACGCTCTTAAGAGAGTCCTCCACTGCCTAGAGAAAcagaatagtaaaaaaaaaacagagacttAAAACTTTTCCAAATAAGAAGAGCCAGTAAACTAAACCATTGATTCCAGTATCCACTGAAAATTCCCCAGCAATAAGATTATAAATTCCACTTCTTAAATTAAAGTAGTTAAATTTGTTTCCATTCGAATTTCCCGAGGCAATTTTATGCATTGTAAAGATCAAGGAATAGGGGTACAACAATTTCCATCTGAAAATTCCTCAGCAATTGCCTACTTCTTGAAGAAAGCAAATGATCTTTGACAAGCTAAAAGATGAGGTGATAATGGCTTACTCTTTTCAAAGCAGCGCCTCTTAGATTCTTAAGTCTTCCATAAAATAGTAAGTGCTCTCTTCCCGTCAGAGTTTCCCAGAGGAGGCTAAGAGTTGTCCAGGAAAGAATAACAGAGCAAAAGGTCAGGTTTCCAGCCAAAGATGAAAAtgtatttcttgaagaaaaCAGAGCCAAGAATTAGCTTACTCATGCTGCGGGCACACGCCCATGCTGGTATAAACCCAATCCATTTGAGTCCGAATGTCTAAGCCCTCAACATATGCTGTCCCCGTGGTTGGCGTCGTGAGCCCAATCATCTAATCGACAAAATAAAGTCAGAGATATaagtatttatttgattatactTTCTCAGGAAGACTAGTTAAACCAAAGTTTTTTCCCCGTAAGAACTCTCAAGAAACTCAACAAATGGCAAAGGAATAACAATGGCCACATAAACTCAATAAAGTCAGAGATATAAGTGCATGAAAGCTAGTTCTaatctttcttccttcttcgtTTTTAGTGTCAATGACAGAGCTATGGCAAACCACGCGTAACAAAAATGTCGGGTCTCTACAATGGAATTACAGTAGCGAGAGCTGTACACTGACCATGCTAATGAAAGAGGTTTTCCCTGCACCATTTGGACCAAGCATGCCGAAGCACTCCCCTCGAGGTATTGCAAGAGATAATCCTCTCACTGCCAATTTTTCTGGATTTCCATCCCTTCCCGGATACACCTTTCTCAGGTTGTCACAGACGATTGAATGACTGGTGGTTGGTTCCAGCAGTAACTGCTCGACCTTCTCCCTCTGCATTCAAAAGCGCACAAAATTAACATTGACTAACTATGAGCTATTGGCAGAAGTATTTGTAGATCAGACGATAGAGTTCAGTATTTGACGAACACGAGAATTTGTTCATAAAACACCATCAAGTATGAACACTAGGTCTGCAATGGTTAGAGACAGAAGCCTTTCCATCTAAAAACTTGTGGTTTGATAAAAACTCTGATTCTTCTGCAAGAAGAGAAAATCTACTATGGGGAAAGAACTGCAATTGAAACTGAGACTGGAATTTCttatagcaaaaacaaaagtgtGACGTTTTTTTACATTTCATCCTACAGAATCCACAGAGAGACTTGGGCTCTAGCGTGAAATGATTACTCGTGattaaaacaagataaaaggAAATGTTACCTCCTGGATGACATCAGGTTTATCCATATCAACAAAAACTTTAGATCCCTGCCTGCCCATACTAGGCTTCCGGAAAGATGATGGACGCTTCTTCCGAAACTTTTGCAATAAATACTTGGGATTTTTTCCACTTCCAGATGCAAAAACTTGATCCACATAATATGCTATAAAAAGTAGCGCAATCCACTCAAGAAGCATGATAATCATCACATCTTTCATCCCATTTTCACTTGCACTCAAATTTCCCCACTTCATGCCATCAGTCCCCATAGCGACGCCACTGGAAGAATACTCCGCAAACTCGTACAAACCACGGTATAGAGCAAAACCAGGATATAACTCCATAAAAATGACCCATCCCTCTGTAAAAAGAGAAACAATATCCATAAGAGAAAAGCTGGCGAAGAGTAGAAGCAGACAAAATGTAAAACCTAGACTAACTATTGCGCATTGACAGCCAGCAGCAGCAACTGGTGGACAATAAGACGTATAGACCTACATAATAGGTTGCACAGCAACCAATTGATCTACTACCCGTATCTTAAATTCACAAACAGatcacaaattaaattataaacaatcATTCGCCTCCTCACATCTGTTAAATCTCAGATAATGGAACAACTGCATCAGCACATGCAGTAGCATAAAATCTGAACATTGGGTTTCTTTCCCATCAACACCATTAGTAAACTTAAAAAGCCAGTGGTTTCACAGATTCTTCTACTTACTTGGGAATGAAGTGTCTTCAATGAAGGACTGGAAAAGAAAGCCACCTAAAAGCCCAGTTCCAAAGACACATATATAACCTACAACTGTAATCATGAAGTTCAACTGTCAGGAACAAGAAAACCAGgtgatattaaaagtaaatgtCGTTtgacaaacaaatcaaacctgTAGCAGTCTTGATGTTCGAAAAGAATGCGGAGGCTAGAAACGCCAAGGAAATTTGCAGGtttatatagagaaaaaagaacacaaaTTGGATGGAGTAGTCGTTCAGTGTGAAGAATTTCAAACCTGCAAATTTAGCCATGTTAGTAACTTGAAGCAAAGGCAAAAATTAGAAAGCATTGAGGACTGGAGTAATGCCTACCTACTAGTGAGCCGAATGCCACAAAAACGACCATGTATAGTGCAgatataacaagaaaatacaTGTAAGAAATCATCCAATAAGGCCCGTCTCCAAGCCCGTGCATTTTCATCATGATTCgtagtttttcttgtttctcgTAAACCAGCGCTGTCAGAACCACCTAtagcaaaataaattaagatcaGATAACTTCAGGAAAATGTACATACAAGTAAACGCTTTTTTCATAATGCATCCATGATATTAGGTAACAAATGCATGTCCATATTTGATCATTCTATCCATGATATTGTATTTGCAAAGATCCACgatttaaaatgtattataGACAACAGAATCACGAATCTCGGATATATTTCCAAGCCATTAACCTCTAAATGAaactttcaaaaagaaattctaAGTTAAAGCTCACATTAAGGATGTGGCCTTTGTTGGAAGAAAAGCCATGCAAACAAAAGAATCCATGTATCATTTCATCACTACGAGTTCATGGCTACTAAATGTCCCACCATGGGACAATTTTAACCTGATAGATCAAATGTTTTTGCTCATATGAAGTCTTTCAACTTTACATGGTTTAAAATGCTTCCTGTCAGAAACTGTTTATCATTTTCAAAGGAGGAAACTGAACTGGACAAAGTTATGTTAATTCAAATATCAGACTTGTCTTGATCAAATACAATAATCCTCAGCTATTTCTAACCCATTTTGCCAACAAAGTTAGTTGTGTCGGACTGGTATGGTTTGAgcaaaaattgcaagaaaaatgtagccctcaaaataaataaatgctgaCATGCAATGCATCATATGCTTACAGGAAATAGCTGTATGACAACCCATGTAAAGAAGAGAGTGCCCAGAAGAGATGCGATATCCAGCTTCAGCTTCGTTCCAGGTTTCGGCATTTCTTTGATAAACTCTAATTCCATTCTTCCTTGAAACAACTGAAGGAAGGCATTTGATACCTGTGAAGGTAGAAACATCAGCTTCTATCATTGTTTGATGAGAATGAtataaaatggaaaataaatataaaaaccagGACATGGAGAAAATGAAATCCCATAACAGTTGCAGTGAATGGTTCCAAGTCCAGAAAGAAGATGCATAATTTAGATTAAACAAAAATCCTATTAAGAGTGCAAACTCTTGGACACATTATAAACACAAATAAAGCCTTGTTCTTTTGAGGGAAAACAGATTTAATAGAGTAAGCACTACAGGTACTCTGCATACCAGATTTACTGCACGTGGTAGCCGCACCAAGTAGTATCGTCCATCAACAGTATCCTTATTTGTGGCATTGTACCACACGCTCACATTAAAAGTATTGGCGTTGGAGTTCAAGAAATCATAGGCTGCAGAGAGAACAAAGTAGTTAGATTTCTCCAAGCATGGGACTGCTGTAATGACACgctaggtgtgtgtgtgtgtgtgtgtgtgtgtgtgtgtgtgtagatcTCAGGAAGACCAACCTCCAAGTATCTCGTTGTACTGCCTCTCtgcatttccttttttatagCCCCTGAATATCTGGTCGTTTATCTCTGAAGTACTATTTCGCCACAAGGTTAGACTTGGAACACATACTGTCTCTGTATTTTAAGACAATAAGGGAATAAACAAGAATCAGAATCTCACATGAAAATAATCTTTTGTACTTGTTAGAGAACGAGGCATTGCTCCATAATCTTGTGTTTTTTCGTGCATTCCTacaaaataatttgttgttTCGTTGTGCTGGATTGCTAAAACTCATTcccaacaaacaaataaaaaaaaaaagttgattggGTGAACCTAGAAGTTATAGTTAATGATCTTATCATGCATCTCCTTCAGTGACAATTAGAATCTCCATGTTCCAGCAATACTCTCAAAATAACATGCAGGATTTTCAGCTAAGCGATGGTAAATTTATAGTACCGTTTACGAAGTTGAATGGTGACGACTGAGAAACAGTAAGAGAAACAGAAACATTGACTGTAGAATTCGATGTGCACTGGTTTTGAACGTTATAGAGAGAACCCTCGAAGAAAGCAGGATCAAGAAAACTATCCTGTTTAGTTTCCGAATCTGAACCCTGAAACATTTTGGAGAAAGTCAGGAGAATTTATTGAAATAGTCAAAGGGAGCAAGATGAAGAATTTATAACAAAATGAAGCAGCATGAATTAAAAACAACTAACCAGCACACTGTTAGTGGAATTGAGAGGGGAAGGAGGTGAGAACATGCTCGTAGCCaaacctataaaaataaaaattacaatacaaaaataagattaagatgaaatattattcatttcCATGGcaggaaaaacaataaagaagaaaacaaacttTGTCCAAGTGTCTGATTAGCTCCGGTGATGAAAATAATAACAGGGCAGTTCCCAGTTTGTCTGCAAGACTCGTCGGGAAAATCTGTAAAAGGATCGGAGGCACTTTTGACGGCACGATATTGCGGCGCTGGAACCTGTAACAAGGGAGGCCACTTGATGGGACTAGGAACAGGACAGTTAGGCGATTGATCCAAATCTGAGAATTGTAAACCACAGACTGTCTCGCATGTCCCATCTCCATTTGTATCAATACACTGACAACCACACttattactttttttgtttagttgatTGTCAACCAGTGATTGAGTGATAATAAGGAGTATACACAGCACAAATGGAAAGGAAATTAGCCTGCAATTCGCATTAATGTTTCgtttctgcaaaaaaaaaaaacaagcaagcaCTGCGTAAAAACCATTGCCTTCTGGTTTTGAAAGGAAAGGAGAGGAAGGAGATATGATATGAACAAATTGATGTAGATTTGTATATATACCAACTCACCTGATAAGTTAAGTTCTTTCTAAGCAAAGCATCAGCTTGAGTCCAGAATGCTGCTGTCTGAGGTGATGAATCCGAATCCGCCATTAGAAATAACCAAAACCAAGCTTTTATCTT
The sequence above is drawn from the Populus alba chromosome 15, ASM523922v2, whole genome shotgun sequence genome and encodes:
- the LOC118033364 gene encoding ABC transporter A family member 7, with the protein product MADSDSSPQTAAFWTQADALLRKNLTYQKRNINANCRLISFPFVLCILLIITQSLVDNQLNKKSNKCGCQCIDTNGDGTCETVCGLQFSDLDQSPNCPVPSPIKWPPLLQVPAPQYRAVKSASDPFTDFPDESCRQTGNCPVIIFITGANQTLGQSLATSMFSPPSPLNSTNSVLGSDSETKQDSFLDPAFFEGSLYNVQNQCTSNSTVNVSVSLTVSQSSPFNFVNETVCVPSLTLWRNSTSEINDQIFRGYKKGNAERQYNEILGAYDFLNSNANTFNVSVWYNATNKDTVDGRYYLVRLPRAVNLVSNAFLQLFQGRMELEFIKEMPKPGTKLKLDIASLLGTLFFTWVVIQLFPVVLTALVYEKQEKLRIMMKMHGLGDGPYWMISYMYFLVISALYMVVFVAFGSLVGLKFFTLNDYSIQFVFFFLYINLQISLAFLASAFFSNIKTATVVGYICVFGTGLLGGFLFQSFIEDTSFPKGWVIFMELYPGFALYRGLYEFAEYSSSGVAMGTDGMKWGNLSASENGMKDVMIIMLLEWIALLFIAYYVDQVFASGSGKNPKYLLQKFRKKRPSSFRKPSMGRQGSKVFVDMDKPDVIQEREKVEQLLLEPTTSHSIVCDNLRKVYPGRDGNPEKLAVRGLSLAIPRGECFGMLGPNGAGKTSFISMMIGLTTPTTGTAYVEGLDIRTQMDWVYTSMGVCPQHDLLWETLTGREHLLFYGRLKNLRGAALKRAVEDSLKSVNLFNGGVADKQAGKYSGGMKRRLSVAISLIGDPKVVYMDEPSTGLDPASRSNLWNVVKRAKQDRAIILTTHSMEEAEYLCDRLGIFVDGGLQCVGNPKELRGRYGGSYVFTMTTSVNDEHEVEQMVLRLSPSAERTYQMAGTQKFEMPKEEVSIADVFQAVEVAKSRFPVYAWGLSDTTLEDVFIKVANSAQHFHTLT